The stretch of DNA TTTTATTGCTGATTCCGCATATACTTGGAATCGTATTTGATGCACAATTTGCGTTCACTTTTGGTGAATTGCTGACTTCGCATTTACTCAGCTTAATTCTGTGATTCCAAGAATAAAGTGAGTTGCTAAGTAGATGACGTAATAAGATAAAATATATTTTAAATTTATTCTGATCTAACGTCCAGGATGATTTGTACTTTCTATCTAAATTGGGACTCACAACGAAAGTATCAGATCGATCCGTTTGTTAGTTTTAGTCTTTTATTTCTGATTTCTATATTTATAAAATTCTATCATTTGAGATAAATAATTCAGATCTGATTTTGTTCTAAAATTCTCTTAATTCAGATAATTCTAACTTCGTGCATCTGCGATTTATTTGGACTCTCATTTCTACAATTTGTTTTTAATTTTATTACAAACTAACGTCCTAGATCACCTGTGCTCGAGGTACGAGAGTATCAGGTGCATCTAATGGTTAGAGTTCTTCATTTTATTGTTGATAATAAGACTATTTTTATCTAAAATTTGATTCAATTATTTGCTGATTTCGCATATACTTGGAATCGTATTTGATGCAAAGTTTGCGTTTACTTCTGCTGCATTGCTGACTTCGCATATACTCAGCTTAATTCTGTGATTCCAAGAATAGAGTGGGGTGCTTTTTATGATGCGAATTCCCATCAATTCTCTTTTTATTAATTCTACTCTAACGACCGAGATTAGGGATTTCGAGCGAAGCGAAGAAATTCCTCTGCAGCTCATGGTTATGTATTGTTTTTTATTTATCCGGGGAATCGTTGTAGACTTGTTTTTAATTTTTTGATGCCATTTTCAGTTTTCATGCATTCAAGAGGTGTTTGCATATCTAAAACAGGAGCTTGACTTTCCATCCATTTTTTATATGAATCTCTGAAATGGTAAGCTATTGGTCTGGCAATATCAATGTTATTATTAACCAGTTTTAACAGATCTTCTTTATGGTTGTAATTATCCCATTCTTTAGTGAAACATTTTGAATATGCCTCGAATGAACTGTCGCCTAAGTAATGATTATCTAATGACATTTTTTATTTTCCTACATAACGACCGAGA from Lentisphaera araneosa HTCC2155 encodes:
- a CDS encoding antitoxin Xre/MbcA/ParS toxin-binding domain-containing protein; its protein translation is MSLDNHYLGDSSFEAYSKCFTKEWDNYNHKEDLLKLVNNNIDIARPIAYHFRDSYKKWMESQAPVLDMQTPLECMKTENGIKKLKTSLQRFPG